A stretch of the Acyrthosiphon pisum isolate AL4f chromosome A2, pea_aphid_22Mar2018_4r6ur, whole genome shotgun sequence genome encodes the following:
- the Eff gene encoding effete — translation MALKRINKELQDLGRDPPAQCSAGPVGDDLFHWQATIMGPPDSPYQGGVFFLTIHFPTDYPFKPPKVAFTTRIYHPNINSNGSICLDILRSQWSPALTISKVLLSICSLLCDPNPDDPLVPEIARIYKTDREKYNELAREWTRKYAM, via the exons gAACTTCAAGACTTAGGCAGAGACCCACCAGCACAATGCTCCGCTGGACCTGTAGGAGATGATT TATTTCATTGGCAAGCAACAATTATGGGACCA ccGGATAGTCCATACCAAGGTGGTGTGTTTTTCTTAACTATCCATTTTCCTACGGATTATCCATTCAAACCTCCAAAG GTTGCATTCACTACTAGAATTTATCATCCGAACATTAACAGTAATGGTAGCATTTGTCTTGATATTCTACGGTCTCAATGGTCACCAGCATTGACCATATCAAAAG TTTTGTTGTCAATTTGCTCGTTGTTATGTGATCCAAATCCAGATGATCCGCTTGTTCCTGAGATTGCTAGGATATATAAAACAGACAGAGAAAAGTACAACGAATTAGCCAGGGAATGGACCCGCAAATATGCAATGTGA